A genomic stretch from Shewanella woodyi ATCC 51908 includes:
- a CDS encoding MFS transporter, with protein MSDIKKWDVEDPKFWDSEGKKIANRNLWISIPSLLCGFAVWLYWGIITIQMLNLGFPFAKSELFTLMAVAGLTGATLRIPSSFFIRLCGGRNTIVFTTALLMIPAIGAGIALQDKNTPLWVFQILALLSGFGGGNFASSMSNISFFFPKKQQGLALGLNAGLGNFGVTTMQILVPLFMTFGIFGGEPMELVNTSGTLIGKIPAGSDAWIHNAGYIWLLFLIPLAIVGWMGMNNIKASHVTPELPSPMGSFGIISGMLAIGFVTSIFGLWLMLPENVGGSGFGVSKWIVLPIVIALTVFLLKLIPGQVNENLSRQYKIFNNKHTWVMSIIYTMTFGSFIGFAAGFGLSIKVIFGYQHVMVDGVMNHDIANPNGPSALMYAWMGPFIGALIRPVGGWIADKMGGAKVTQICAVVMVASAIGVAYFMQAAYASPTPQEYFVPFLVLFLILFAATGIGNGSTFRTISMVFDKEQAGPVLGWTSAVAAYGAFIIPKVLGEQIKLTTPENALYGFAIFYALCIAINWWFYLRPGAEHHNP; from the coding sequence ATGTCTGATATCAAAAAATGGGACGTAGAAGATCCCAAGTTTTGGGATAGTGAAGGGAAGAAGATTGCTAATCGTAATCTTTGGATCTCTATTCCAAGTTTGTTATGTGGTTTCGCCGTGTGGCTATATTGGGGGATCATTACGATTCAAATGCTCAACCTTGGCTTTCCGTTTGCGAAGTCTGAGCTTTTCACTCTGATGGCGGTTGCGGGATTGACCGGCGCAACCTTACGTATTCCCAGTAGCTTCTTTATTCGTCTTTGTGGCGGCCGTAACACCATAGTGTTTACCACGGCGCTTTTGATGATCCCTGCAATCGGGGCGGGTATCGCCCTACAAGATAAAAATACGCCGCTGTGGGTGTTTCAGATCTTAGCTTTATTATCTGGTTTCGGCGGCGGTAATTTCGCTTCCTCTATGTCCAATATTAGTTTCTTTTTTCCTAAGAAACAGCAGGGCTTAGCTCTAGGGTTAAATGCAGGGCTGGGTAACTTTGGTGTTACTACTATGCAGATCTTAGTGCCACTGTTTATGACCTTTGGGATCTTTGGCGGTGAGCCGATGGAGCTGGTTAACACATCAGGGACCTTAATAGGAAAAATCCCCGCAGGCTCTGATGCTTGGATCCATAATGCAGGCTATATCTGGTTACTGTTTTTAATTCCATTGGCTATCGTCGGCTGGATGGGGATGAACAACATTAAGGCATCTCATGTGACGCCTGAGTTGCCAAGCCCGATGGGATCATTTGGCATTATATCAGGCATGTTAGCGATTGGATTTGTGACCTCTATTTTTGGCCTCTGGTTGATGCTACCGGAAAATGTTGGCGGCTCAGGCTTTGGGGTGAGTAAATGGATAGTCCTGCCGATAGTCATTGCGCTGACGGTTTTTCTTCTAAAACTGATCCCAGGTCAAGTTAACGAGAACCTCTCTCGTCAATATAAGATTTTTAATAATAAACATACTTGGGTGATGAGCATCATCTACACCATGACTTTCGGCTCATTTATCGGTTTTGCTGCAGGCTTTGGTTTGTCGATAAAAGTGATATTTGGTTATCAGCATGTGATGGTCGACGGTGTGATGAACCATGATATCGCCAATCCTAATGGACCGAGTGCATTGATGTACGCCTGGATGGGGCCCTTTATTGGTGCGCTTATTCGCCCAGTTGGTGGCTGGATAGCAGACAAGATGGGCGGCGCAAAAGTGACCCAGATCTGCGCAGTTGTCATGGTAGCCAGTGCCATTGGTGTTGCTTACTTTATGCAGGCCGCTTACGCATCGCCGACACCGCAAGAGTATTTTGTTCCTTTCCTAGTGTTGTTCCTTATCTTGTTTGCCGCGACTGGGATCGGTAACGGTTCAACATTTAGAACCATCTCTATGGTGTTTGATAAAGAGCAGGCTGGCCCCGTTTTAGGTTGGACATCAGCTGTAGCCGCTTATGGCGCATTCATTATTCCTAAGGTTTTGGGTGAGCAGATTAAGTTAACCACACCTGAGAATGCTCTCTACGGCTTTGCCATCTTCTACGCACTGTGTATCGCCATTAACTGGTGGTTTTATCTAAGACCAGGAGCTGAGCACCACAATCCTTAA
- a CDS encoding histidine kinase, whose protein sequence is MIRQQFNDKIGSIDDQLSSSSLVARAGQFMAVIITLGLISMISSILVTESLSGDAEQINQAGALRMQAIRVSRANLLVQDDSKPLVTKEMQIFEDKLSQLFFGGITSTIDNPQILAQHKKIVALWQSIKANIESSTAEDFDQFTLVIDKLVSLLQMESEKKLTLLRLIQGITLLSTLIVTSFVLVRLNRTVISPLKQLVRVASEAGKGNFDTRVDYIADNELGVLSRTIHRMSKQLKTTYQEFEDRVAQKTQELTQSNQSLEVLYLAARSLSNSEYHQIDQEIIQELEQVLEFGKVSIVLSETSINELIIYKANTNIIDHKNREIHQFVLEKQGHFFGDIVWQIPKDKNPEAWQRQLLQAMADIVATSIDLERKKNSENRLLIAEERAVIARELHDSLAQSLSFLKVQMSLLTRKMQKGLPEEQVNETIDDIKQGLNNAYLQLRELLTTFRLKLDDPSLENALQGTVAEFIEKCQHDIELKFELPQNYLSASQEVHVLQIIRESLSNVHRHAQATAAGVRLFKDNNKIHIDIWDNGKGISDNLEQQGHFGLGIMRERAKSLNAQLHVQANSPTGTQITLEFIH, encoded by the coding sequence ATGATAAGACAGCAATTTAACGATAAGATTGGCTCTATTGACGATCAATTAAGTAGCTCCTCTCTGGTTGCCAGAGCGGGACAATTTATGGCGGTGATCATCACCTTGGGCCTTATCAGTATGATCTCCTCCATCCTAGTCACTGAGAGTCTCAGTGGTGATGCCGAGCAGATAAATCAGGCTGGTGCCCTGCGTATGCAAGCAATACGTGTATCCAGAGCTAATTTGCTAGTTCAAGATGACTCTAAGCCCCTTGTCACCAAAGAGATGCAGATTTTTGAGGACAAACTTTCTCAGCTTTTTTTCGGTGGCATTACCAGTACAATCGACAACCCACAAATACTGGCCCAACATAAAAAGATTGTCGCCCTTTGGCAAAGTATAAAAGCCAATATTGAATCGAGTACAGCTGAAGATTTTGATCAATTTACCTTAGTCATCGACAAGCTTGTCAGTCTGCTCCAGATGGAGTCTGAGAAAAAATTAACCCTACTCAGATTGATTCAGGGGATCACCCTGCTCTCAACTCTCATTGTCACCTCCTTCGTATTGGTTCGTCTCAACCGCACCGTGATCTCCCCCCTAAAACAGCTAGTGCGCGTCGCTTCTGAAGCGGGTAAGGGAAATTTCGACACTCGCGTCGACTACATTGCAGATAATGAGCTGGGCGTACTCTCCCGTACAATTCACAGAATGTCGAAGCAGTTAAAAACCACCTATCAAGAGTTTGAAGATCGTGTGGCCCAAAAGACCCAAGAGTTAACCCAAAGTAATCAATCTCTTGAAGTGCTCTATCTCGCCGCCAGAAGCCTATCCAATAGTGAATATCATCAAATCGATCAGGAGATAATTCAAGAACTTGAACAGGTACTTGAGTTTGGAAAAGTGTCAATTGTGCTTAGCGAAACCAGCATCAATGAACTCATCATCTATAAAGCCAACACTAATATCATAGATCATAAAAACAGAGAGATTCATCAATTCGTACTGGAAAAACAGGGCCACTTTTTCGGCGATATTGTCTGGCAGATCCCAAAAGATAAAAACCCTGAAGCATGGCAGCGACAGTTACTTCAAGCCATGGCAGATATTGTGGCGACCTCTATTGATCTTGAGCGAAAAAAGAACAGTGAAAATCGACTACTCATTGCCGAAGAGCGTGCAGTGATAGCAAGAGAGCTCCATGACTCACTGGCTCAGTCACTCTCATTTTTAAAAGTGCAGATGAGCTTGTTAACCCGAAAAATGCAAAAAGGACTGCCCGAAGAGCAAGTAAACGAAACCATAGATGATATCAAGCAGGGGCTTAATAACGCCTACTTACAACTCAGAGAGTTACTCACCACCTTTAGACTTAAACTCGATGATCCATCACTGGAAAATGCCCTGCAAGGCACTGTGGCAGAGTTTATTGAAAAGTGCCAACATGACATTGAACTCAAATTTGAACTTCCACAAAACTACCTGTCAGCCAGCCAAGAGGTGCATGTGCTACAGATCATTCGAGAAAGTCTCTCCAATGTTCATCGACATGCACAGGCGACAGCAGCAGGTGTTCGACTATTTAAGGACAATAACAAGATACATATCGATATTTGGGATAATGGTAAAGGGATCTCGGATAATCTTGAGCAGCAGGGCCACTTTGGCTTAGGGATCATGAGGGAGCGGGCAAAGTCACTTAATGCACAATTACATGTGCAAGCAAACTCCCCCACAGGTACTCAGATCACACTTGAATTCATCCATTAA
- the narL gene encoding two-component system response regulator NarL: MTRAQILLVDDHPTLRQGLAQLISLEDNLDVIAQAGSGDEAISLAIKHAPDLILLDLNMKGLSGIDTLIALKRAEIDSKIVIFTVSDSESDVLQAIKFNTDGYLLKDSEPEELIEKINLAIQGEFVISAPLTKILARSLRPESKASSPLENLTQRELQNLKLIASGKSNKDIANTLGIAETTVKVHVKNLLKKLGLKSRVEAAVWAVEHKIGH, encoded by the coding sequence ATGACAAGAGCACAAATACTACTGGTTGATGATCACCCTACCCTCAGGCAAGGACTAGCTCAACTTATCTCACTTGAAGATAACCTAGATGTCATCGCCCAAGCAGGCTCAGGAGATGAAGCCATCAGCCTCGCCATTAAACACGCACCGGATCTGATTTTACTGGATCTGAATATGAAGGGCTTAAGTGGCATCGACACCTTAATTGCACTAAAACGTGCAGAGATAGACAGCAAAATCGTCATCTTCACCGTATCCGACAGTGAGAGCGACGTGCTTCAAGCTATCAAGTTCAACACTGACGGTTACCTGCTAAAAGATTCCGAACCCGAAGAGCTTATCGAGAAAATCAATCTGGCGATTCAAGGGGAGTTTGTGATCAGCGCTCCACTTACCAAAATTTTAGCCAGATCTCTCAGGCCCGAAAGTAAAGCCTCCTCTCCCCTTGAAAACCTGACTCAGAGAGAGCTGCAGAACCTAAAGTTAATCGCCTCAGGTAAGAGCAATAAAGATATCGCCAACACCTTAGGGATTGCAGAAACTACAGTAAAAGTACACGTGAAAAACCTGCTGAAAAAATTAGGCTTAAAGAGTCGCGTCGAAGCAGCTGTATGGGCGGTAGAGCATAAGATTGGCCACTAA
- a CDS encoding DUF998 domain-containing protein has translation MFETFSIYSGLIATTWITIGVYIASQFYAGYDHSRQFCSELGATGSPTEKLSPLINNYPLGALFCLFGWYLAQMTNVSILVNITGWLVIIHGVGTWVAGYFPMDADPFTKNPTFNCKVHSWAGFIMLLSLVIAPILIAISPTSSAVPLAFRLFSMVSVIGAVYYLLAMAKAVKAQANAGIYQRISYGFQLIWLSVFSLVLA, from the coding sequence GTGTTTGAAACTTTTTCAATCTATTCAGGGTTAATTGCCACAACCTGGATCACTATCGGGGTATATATCGCAAGCCAGTTTTATGCTGGCTATGATCATTCTAGACAGTTTTGCAGTGAGCTAGGCGCAACCGGCAGTCCCACAGAGAAGTTATCTCCGCTTATTAATAATTACCCTTTAGGCGCTTTATTTTGTTTGTTTGGCTGGTATTTGGCACAGATGACAAATGTTTCAATCTTAGTCAATATTACTGGTTGGTTAGTCATAATTCATGGTGTGGGCACTTGGGTTGCTGGCTATTTTCCAATGGATGCAGACCCATTCACTAAAAACCCAACATTTAATTGTAAGGTACACTCGTGGGCTGGATTTATTATGTTGCTGTCACTGGTTATCGCCCCCATCTTGATCGCTATCAGCCCAACTAGCAGCGCAGTCCCGCTTGCCTTTCGCCTATTCTCGATGGTATCTGTTATAGGGGCTGTTTATTACCTCTTAGCAATGGCTAAAGCGGTGAAAGCACAAGCCAATGCAGGCATCTATCAACGCATCTCCTATGGCTTTCAGTTAATATGGTTAAGCGTGTTTTCACTCGTTTTGGCTTAG
- a CDS encoding MFS transporter, with protein sequence MDNQQRRAYLALTLATLAFAACFSVWTLYSIIGIELKERLALSATEFGFLLAAPIFTGAIFRVPIGFLAEKFSCRNLFFWQMLLAVPPLFYLPQIETYSGYIWIGFVLGLTGVSFTIGIRYVTDWFETKRQGFALGVFGAGNAGAAITLVLVPIIVDTFGWQQIGYAYGIGMIFMAILFRLFAPEVNRYYRKQRDSHDLAFHLAPLKDLQVWRFGLYYYFVFGSFLALILWLPHYYVSAYGLSLTQSMALTLLFVTSSSMIRAVGGWFADTYGAKAVNWTAFWICMVCLFFLSYPPTTMIIHGVEKNVEVSFEVNVWLFTLLIFVIGIAQGFGRASVYKTIYDHYPHHMGSVGGIVAAIGALGGCTLPILFGFAVDIIGVYSACFMLLYGVLAACMVVMYLALRAERHQKLLRDAIANNFLEQD encoded by the coding sequence ATGGATAATCAACAGCGCCGCGCTTATTTAGCCTTAACTTTAGCTACGCTGGCATTTGCTGCCTGTTTCTCTGTCTGGACCTTGTACTCTATAATCGGCATCGAGCTTAAAGAGCGATTAGCGCTAAGTGCAACTGAATTCGGGTTTCTATTGGCAGCGCCCATTTTTACAGGGGCTATCTTTCGGGTACCCATAGGATTTCTTGCTGAGAAGTTTTCCTGTCGGAACCTATTTTTCTGGCAGATGTTGCTGGCGGTGCCCCCCCTGTTTTATCTGCCACAAATTGAAACTTATTCAGGCTATATCTGGATAGGTTTTGTGCTGGGCTTAACTGGCGTTTCATTTACCATAGGGATCCGTTATGTGACCGATTGGTTTGAGACTAAACGCCAAGGGTTTGCGCTAGGGGTATTTGGCGCAGGAAACGCGGGGGCTGCTATCACACTGGTGTTGGTTCCCATTATTGTCGATACCTTTGGCTGGCAGCAGATTGGGTACGCCTATGGGATCGGCATGATCTTTATGGCGATTCTTTTTAGACTTTTTGCTCCTGAGGTTAACCGCTACTACCGAAAGCAGAGAGACAGCCATGATCTGGCTTTTCACCTTGCACCTTTGAAAGATCTGCAGGTGTGGCGATTTGGTCTCTATTACTACTTTGTGTTTGGCAGTTTCCTCGCGTTGATCCTCTGGTTACCTCATTATTATGTATCCGCCTATGGCCTGTCTTTGACCCAGTCCATGGCGTTAACGCTACTTTTTGTGACTAGTTCCAGCATGATAAGGGCGGTTGGTGGATGGTTTGCCGATACTTACGGTGCCAAGGCGGTTAACTGGACTGCATTTTGGATCTGTATGGTGTGCCTGTTCTTCTTGAGTTATCCGCCAACCACTATGATTATCCATGGGGTGGAGAAAAACGTTGAGGTTTCGTTTGAGGTCAATGTGTGGCTGTTTACCTTGCTTATTTTTGTGATTGGTATCGCCCAAGGTTTTGGACGAGCAAGCGTGTATAAAACTATCTACGATCACTACCCACATCATATGGGCAGTGTCGGAGGAATAGTGGCTGCAATTGGCGCTTTGGGGGGCTGTACTCTGCCAATCCTATTCGGTTTTGCTGTGGATATTATTGGTGTATACAGTGCCTGCTTTATGTTGCTCTATGGCGTATTAGCGGCATGTATGGTGGTGATGTACTTAGCGTTAAGGGCTGAGCGGCATCAAAAGTTGCTTCGTGATGCGATCGCCAATAACTTTTTAGAGCAGGATTGA